In a genomic window of Streptomyces katrae:
- a CDS encoding C1 family peptidase, translating into MGELRARLAALGARWSVSEHLADEDPVPRPALGLEPGRELTPAAEAGAVDLRALVGRESGNPHLTRRRAAHGLLPGTVAGPGRPVAVDWRNRWGWPWLTKVKDQNPCASCWAFGAAGLVESMARIEHDVWAARSEGDVHDGLKCACGQGGTPETALDWIKDNGGLADPGCWPYGTPPPGLPAERRDAWRAEYTPSWDRSGRTVRITDYVRLGDVEQQKVWLDTVGPLTACFDVYDDFFALGAGVYHRTGGRLAGGHCVLVVGYDDAAGCWLFKNSWGTGYHVGGYGRIAYGEVNIDYWAKCGLRDTNIDPWSKRRLHAGSVYESGNGRAHRNFELAATAGGGRLRHWWREGEAPYAWARAETFAGDASGQPAFTGTTYNRNMETLHVTTGGRLRHWYYEQAVGVWRDGGAFGPGDAAIGSTPAFIQSDYGKPGNFEVVVRTADGRLNHWWRINGAPWTWNDGGRFGSGIAHYGPALVQTRARTLDLVAARTDGRMQLWWRDDPNGFVWRPGEVFGSGVTSAPCLIEGQYGAADEDTAGNYELCVAVAGGRIEHWWRGNAAGAPWARGAVFGHDALAVTGMLQGSFGFNLEVVVLRTDRMLQHYWRDGAGWHEGAVIGPA; encoded by the coding sequence GTGGGGGAACTGCGGGCGCGGCTCGCGGCGCTGGGGGCGCGGTGGTCGGTCAGCGAGCACCTGGCCGACGAGGACCCCGTGCCGAGGCCCGCGCTCGGCCTGGAGCCGGGAAGGGAGCTGACGCCCGCCGCGGAGGCGGGGGCGGTCGACCTGCGGGCGCTCGTGGGGAGGGAGAGCGGCAACCCGCACCTGACGCGGCGCAGGGCCGCGCACGGGCTGCTGCCGGGGACGGTCGCGGGGCCCGGGCGGCCCGTGGCCGTGGACTGGCGGAACCGGTGGGGATGGCCCTGGCTGACGAAGGTCAAGGACCAGAACCCGTGCGCGTCCTGCTGGGCGTTCGGGGCGGCCGGGCTGGTCGAGTCGATGGCCCGGATCGAGCACGACGTGTGGGCGGCGCGCTCCGAGGGCGACGTGCACGACGGGTTGAAGTGCGCCTGCGGGCAGGGCGGCACCCCCGAGACCGCCCTGGACTGGATCAAGGACAACGGGGGTCTCGCCGACCCCGGCTGCTGGCCGTACGGCACCCCGCCGCCGGGCCTGCCCGCCGAGCGGCGCGACGCCTGGCGGGCCGAGTACACGCCCAGCTGGGACCGTTCGGGACGGACCGTCCGGATCACCGACTACGTACGCCTCGGCGACGTCGAGCAGCAGAAGGTCTGGCTGGACACGGTCGGGCCGCTGACCGCCTGCTTCGACGTGTACGACGACTTCTTCGCGCTCGGCGCCGGGGTCTACCACCGCACCGGCGGCCGGCTCGCCGGCGGCCACTGCGTGCTCGTCGTCGGCTACGACGACGCGGCCGGCTGCTGGCTGTTCAAGAACTCCTGGGGCACCGGCTACCACGTCGGCGGCTACGGCCGGATCGCGTACGGCGAGGTCAACATCGACTACTGGGCCAAGTGCGGCCTGCGCGACACCAACATCGACCCCTGGAGCAAACGCCGCCTGCACGCGGGCAGCGTCTACGAGAGCGGCAACGGCCGGGCCCACCGCAACTTCGAGCTGGCCGCGACCGCCGGCGGCGGCCGCCTGCGGCACTGGTGGCGCGAGGGCGAAGCCCCCTACGCCTGGGCCCGCGCCGAGACCTTCGCCGGCGACGCCTCCGGGCAGCCCGCCTTCACCGGCACCACCTACAACCGGAACATGGAGACCCTGCACGTCACCACCGGCGGCCGGCTCCGCCACTGGTACTACGAGCAGGCCGTCGGCGTCTGGCGCGACGGCGGCGCCTTCGGGCCCGGGGACGCCGCCATCGGCTCGACCCCCGCCTTCATCCAGAGCGACTACGGCAAGCCGGGCAACTTCGAGGTGGTCGTCCGCACCGCCGACGGCCGCCTCAACCACTGGTGGCGGATCAACGGCGCCCCCTGGACCTGGAACGACGGCGGCCGCTTCGGCTCCGGCATCGCCCACTACGGCCCCGCCCTCGTCCAGACCCGTGCCCGCACCCTCGACCTGGTCGCCGCCCGCACCGACGGCCGGATGCAACTGTGGTGGCGCGACGACCCCAACGGCTTCGTCTGGCGGCCCGGAGAGGTCTTCGGCAGCGGGGTCACCTCCGCGCCCTGCCTGATCGAGGGCCAGTACGGGGCGGCGGACGAGGACACCGCCGGGAACTACGAACTGTGCGTGGCCGTCGCCGGCGGGCGGATCGAGCACTGGTGGCGGGGCAACGCCGCCGGGGCGCCCTGGGCGCGCGGCGCCGTGTTCGGCCACGACGCGCTGGCCGTCACCGGGATGCTCCAGGGCAGCTTCGGGTTCAACCTGGAAGTCGTCGTCCTGCGCACGGACCGCATGCTCCAGCACTACTGGCGCGACGGCGCGGGATGGCACGAGGGGGCCGTCATCGGCCCGGCGTGA
- a CDS encoding DUF418 domain-containing protein → MAHTTLVAPGVTATRLPLLDVLRGAAILGTLMTNVWIFASPGSEWSVLRGSMHLPDPLADPSATTVAEAAFRFLADGKFLSLLTVLFGVGLAIQYDSAARRGERWPGRYPRRAAFLFLEGTVHFVLVFAWDVLMGYAVTALLVAWLLARSERVRRVVMWGAGGLHLTLIGLVTLGEVLTPDSAPEGPDPRAVRLYAHGGWAEQIGFRLDHALALRIEPVFSFGLLVFLFLLGVRLHRAGAFAPTDAGRRIRVRMAAWGLGLGLPLGAAAALGGHDFFVLGRYGIAPLIALGYAGLIGWALDRGAVPAARALGSIGRTALSCYVGQNLLCVLLCYGIGLGLADRFAGSGPWWVMGLWAAVSLTLVAASRLWLRRFERGPLEAVQHWALRPRR, encoded by the coding sequence ATGGCCCACACCACCCTCGTCGCCCCCGGGGTGACCGCGACCCGGCTCCCGCTCCTCGACGTCCTGCGCGGCGCCGCCATCCTCGGCACGCTCATGACCAACGTCTGGATCTTCGCCTCCCCCGGCTCCGAATGGAGCGTGCTCCGGGGGAGCATGCACCTGCCCGACCCGCTCGCCGACCCGTCCGCCACGACCGTCGCCGAAGCCGCCTTCCGCTTCCTCGCCGACGGGAAGTTCCTCTCGCTGCTGACGGTGCTGTTCGGGGTGGGCCTGGCCATCCAGTACGACTCCGCCGCCCGCCGGGGCGAGCGGTGGCCCGGCCGCTACCCGCGGCGGGCCGCGTTCCTCTTCCTGGAGGGGACCGTCCACTTCGTCCTCGTCTTCGCCTGGGACGTGCTGATGGGATACGCCGTCACCGCCCTGCTCGTCGCCTGGCTGCTGGCCCGCTCCGAGCGGGTGCGGCGGGTGGTGATGTGGGGCGCGGGCGGGCTGCACCTGACCCTGATCGGCCTGGTGACGCTGGGCGAGGTCCTCACCCCGGACTCCGCGCCCGAGGGCCCCGACCCGCGGGCCGTCCGGCTGTACGCGCACGGCGGCTGGGCCGAGCAGATCGGCTTCCGGCTCGACCACGCCCTCGCGCTGCGCATCGAGCCCGTGTTCTCCTTCGGGCTGCTCGTCTTCCTCTTCCTCCTCGGTGTCCGCCTCCACCGCGCCGGCGCCTTCGCCCCGACCGACGCCGGGCGCCGGATCCGGGTCCGGATGGCCGCCTGGGGGCTCGGCCTCGGCCTGCCGCTGGGCGCCGCCGCCGCGCTCGGCGGCCACGACTTCTTCGTCCTCGGCCGCTACGGCATCGCCCCGCTGATCGCCCTCGGGTACGCCGGGCTGATCGGCTGGGCCCTGGACCGCGGCGCCGTCCCCGCGGCCCGCGCGCTCGGCTCCATCGGCCGCACCGCCCTGTCCTGCTACGTCGGCCAGAACCTGCTGTGCGTCCTGCTCTGCTACGGGATCGGCCTCGGGCTCGCCGACCGGTTCGCCGGGTCCGGCCCCTGGTGGGTGATGGGCCTGTGGGCGGCGGTGAGCCTGACCCTGGTCGCCGCGTCCCGGCTCTGGCTGCGCCGCTTCGAGCGGGGCCCGCTGGAGGCCGTGCAGCACTGGGCGCTCAGGCCCCGCCGGTGA
- a CDS encoding nucleotidyltransferase domain-containing protein, whose amino-acid sequence MDARRTQRQLSMIGEVRDLGPEVWLRGGWAMDFWLGEVTREHEDVDWFAWAEDAQRLGDLLVARGYEVLSADDQQLDVVRDGEEHGFAFVTRRRSDGRVLVAGGPWAGTPWPEGLLDGVEPGRLGGLECPVASPEAQIEIKRMMPVWVPERPRRRKDAVDTARLEAALAALHATDDTLVHEGSAFVNFRTYASGEDWGHGFRWLDTKHFRLPAAPLPDTGLLAALIAHEQFRDDYAGGGVLPLGRRHGPFWRRLITPAAYAPVPAADAAHLLRTWADQYGPVPEELEADLRREAFARLTPATTIHHLTGVGEDDFHDWGGVHGEFHELVVIDRAAGHLTLLVAADD is encoded by the coding sequence ATGGACGCACGACGCACGCAGCGCCAGCTCTCGATGATCGGGGAGGTCCGCGACCTCGGCCCCGAGGTCTGGCTGCGGGGCGGCTGGGCGATGGACTTCTGGCTCGGCGAGGTCACGCGGGAGCACGAGGACGTCGACTGGTTCGCGTGGGCCGAGGACGCTCAGCGGCTGGGGGACCTCCTCGTGGCCCGCGGGTACGAGGTCCTGAGCGCGGACGACCAGCAGCTGGACGTCGTACGCGACGGGGAGGAGCACGGCTTCGCGTTCGTCACCCGGCGCCGCAGCGACGGCCGGGTCCTGGTCGCGGGCGGCCCCTGGGCGGGCACGCCCTGGCCGGAGGGGCTGCTGGACGGGGTGGAGCCGGGTCGGCTGGGCGGCCTGGAGTGCCCGGTGGCGTCACCGGAGGCGCAGATCGAGATCAAGCGGATGATGCCGGTGTGGGTGCCGGAGCGCCCCCGCCGTCGGAAGGACGCGGTGGACACGGCCCGGCTGGAGGCCGCCCTGGCGGCTCTGCACGCGACGGACGACACCCTCGTCCACGAGGGCAGCGCGTTCGTCAACTTCCGTACGTACGCCTCCGGGGAGGACTGGGGACACGGCTTCCGCTGGCTCGACACCAAGCACTTCCGCCTCCCGGCCGCCCCGCTCCCGGACACGGGCCTCCTGGCCGCCCTCATCGCCCACGAGCAGTTCCGGGACGACTACGCGGGCGGCGGCGTCCTGCCGCTGGGCCGACGGCACGGCCCGTTCTGGCGGCGCCTGATCACCCCGGCCGCCTACGCGCCGGTCCCCGCCGCCGACGCGGCGCACCTCCTGCGCACCTGGGCGGACCAGTACGGGCCGGTCCCGGAAGAGTTGGAGGCGGACCTGCGGCGGGAGGCGTTCGCCCGCCTGACCCCGGCCACCACGATCCACCACCTGACGGGGGTCGGGGAGGACGACTTCCACGACTGGGGCGGCGTACACGGCGAGTTCCACGAACTGGTCGTCATCGACCGCGCCGCGGGCCACCTGACCCTCCTGGTGGCGGCCGACGACTGA
- a CDS encoding MFS transporter yields MKSTAELSEDTRTPWRTAAFRRFVSANLISAAGSAMAPLALAYSVIEQGGGAGSLGLVLATNTVPTIVFLLLGGVFADRLSRSRILFLGNLLAAAAQGVLALTVATGHATTLSIAACGLISGTAASFIVPAMQGAVAQIVPEEHLQQANALLRLPGNAVKVVGPVVGGVVVAASGAAWALAWDALTFAIAAVLLLSLSLETPPTPARGVLADLRAGWDGFWSRTWLWTYTAAGAVLVAAWLAGFQLLGPLVAAGEYAGARDWGLVQAAFSCGLLAGTLVCLRWKPYRLLTVAVVTSGALALPLAALALALPLPLVLAAALLAGIGLDVAIVAWNTAFQQHVPQPEQGRMSAFNGVGERLAIPLGYLITALAAELWTTRTALLACAALIAAAAALNLCVPAVHRINRRS; encoded by the coding sequence ATGAAGAGCACCGCCGAGCTGTCGGAGGACACCCGGACGCCCTGGAGGACGGCCGCCTTCCGGCGGTTCGTCTCGGCGAACCTCATCTCCGCCGCCGGGTCCGCCATGGCCCCCCTCGCCCTGGCCTACTCCGTGATCGAGCAGGGCGGAGGAGCGGGCTCCCTCGGCCTGGTCCTCGCCACGAACACCGTGCCGACGATCGTGTTCCTCCTGCTGGGCGGCGTCTTCGCCGACCGGCTGTCCCGCAGCCGGATCCTCTTCCTCGGCAACCTCCTGGCCGCCGCCGCACAGGGCGTGCTCGCCCTGACCGTGGCCACGGGACACGCGACGACGCTCTCCATAGCCGCCTGCGGCCTGATCTCGGGCACGGCGGCCTCGTTCATCGTTCCGGCCATGCAGGGCGCCGTCGCCCAGATCGTCCCCGAGGAGCACCTGCAGCAGGCCAACGCGCTGCTCCGGCTCCCGGGCAACGCCGTGAAGGTGGTGGGGCCGGTCGTGGGCGGCGTCGTCGTCGCCGCGAGCGGCGCCGCCTGGGCCCTGGCCTGGGACGCCCTCACCTTCGCCATCGCCGCCGTCCTGCTCCTCAGCCTCTCCCTGGAGACCCCGCCCACCCCGGCCAGGGGTGTCCTGGCCGACCTCCGCGCGGGCTGGGACGGCTTCTGGTCCCGTACCTGGCTGTGGACGTACACGGCCGCGGGGGCGGTCCTCGTCGCGGCCTGGCTGGCCGGCTTCCAGCTCCTCGGCCCCCTGGTCGCCGCCGGGGAGTACGCCGGGGCGCGCGACTGGGGCCTGGTCCAGGCCGCGTTCTCGTGCGGCCTGCTGGCCGGAACCCTGGTCTGCCTGCGCTGGAAGCCGTACCGCCTCCTCACGGTCGCGGTCGTCACCTCCGGCGCCCTCGCCCTCCCCCTCGCCGCGCTGGCCCTCGCCCTGCCGCTGCCGCTCGTGCTGGCGGCCGCCCTCCTCGCCGGGATCGGCCTCGACGTGGCGATCGTCGCCTGGAACACCGCGTTCCAGCAGCACGTCCCGCAGCCGGAACAGGGCCGCATGAGCGCCTTCAACGGAGTCGGCGAACGCCTGGCCATCCCCCTCGGCTACCTGATCACGGCCCTGGCGGCCGAGCTCTGGACCACCCGCACGGCCCTCCTGGCCTGCGCCGCCCTGATCGCCGCGGCGGCCGCCCTCAACCTCTGCGTCCCGGCGGTCCACCGGATCAACCGCCGCTCCTAG
- a CDS encoding DUF1266 domain-containing protein translates to MDEWTAPSVIERELYGAKARGDWGAYMDALARAELFLPQPRAQVDADPAAARFHRAADNTLAVYTRGMLPAPDAHTVYLRQSLAWFANAWDHRDPSHLAVNPGSPVEAYLTTTPADLARWRAHWDAAPSWGLAPGAVHALYTGGPLHGPVARGLAVGAHLAVSNGEFWNALAYHGNGYTRERERLRTSWEIDDAAGWLGVLQRMLNADVVSPVWEFALRVRRVLASDFAGPVDVEHWRHAAEVSLRRSAEQAAQPRLTPDGVTVAEPRPAAEVEGEIAGVRRLIGRITRYEQRFRADGLLPAGGWVRSVEGWDYGRASQMARWGVACRYGTLQDAERAVLRAGEKARGAYRSWTDFSAGYALARCLHFDEEEFGSWYESSLATHLTLTTDPASPFLNIPWE, encoded by the coding sequence GTGGACGAGTGGACGGCGCCGAGCGTGATCGAGCGCGAGCTGTACGGGGCGAAGGCGCGCGGGGACTGGGGCGCCTACATGGACGCCCTCGCGCGGGCCGAGCTGTTCCTCCCGCAGCCCCGGGCGCAGGTCGACGCCGATCCCGCCGCGGCCCGCTTCCACCGGGCCGCCGACAACACCCTCGCCGTCTACACCCGCGGCATGCTCCCCGCCCCCGACGCGCACACCGTCTACCTCCGCCAGAGCCTCGCCTGGTTCGCCAACGCCTGGGACCACCGGGACCCCTCCCACCTCGCCGTGAACCCCGGCAGCCCCGTCGAGGCGTACCTCACGACCACCCCCGCCGACCTCGCCCGCTGGCGCGCGCACTGGGACGCCGCCCCCTCCTGGGGCCTGGCCCCCGGCGCCGTGCACGCCCTGTACACCGGCGGCCCGCTGCACGGCCCCGTGGCCCGCGGCCTGGCCGTCGGGGCGCACCTGGCGGTGTCCAACGGCGAGTTCTGGAACGCCCTCGCCTACCACGGCAACGGCTACACCCGCGAGCGCGAGCGCCTGCGCACCTCGTGGGAGATCGACGACGCCGCCGGCTGGCTGGGCGTGCTCCAGCGCATGCTGAACGCCGATGTCGTCAGCCCCGTCTGGGAGTTCGCGCTCCGCGTGCGCCGCGTCCTCGCCTCCGACTTCGCCGGGCCGGTCGACGTCGAGCACTGGCGCCACGCCGCCGAGGTCAGCCTGCGCCGCAGCGCCGAGCAGGCCGCCCAGCCCCGCCTCACCCCCGACGGGGTGACCGTCGCCGAGCCGCGCCCCGCCGCCGAGGTCGAGGGCGAGATCGCCGGGGTGCGGCGGCTCATCGGCCGGATCACCCGCTACGAGCAGCGCTTCCGCGCCGACGGGCTCCTCCCGGCCGGCGGCTGGGTGCGCTCGGTCGAGGGGTGGGACTACGGGCGGGCCTCGCAGATGGCCCGCTGGGGCGTCGCCTGCCGCTACGGCACCCTCCAGGACGCCGAGCGCGCCGTGCTCCGCGCGGGCGAGAAGGCACGGGGCGCGTACCGGTCGTGGACGGACTTCTCCGCCGGGTACGCGCTCGCCCGCTGCCTGCACTTCGACGAGGAGGAGTTCGGGAGCTGGTACGAGTCCTCCCTCGCCACCCACCTGACGCTGACCACCGACCCCGCCAGCCCCTTCCTCAACATCCCGTGGGAATGA
- a CDS encoding protease inhibitor I42 family protein — MEVRSIVLGAGDTYELRLTGRGARGYVWTWQVSGHADAVSVRETGPGRAARALPGEAVERTYEVRGRSPGGRARIRFAQVRPPYPQEAPYDEFVLDVEVVTGGA; from the coding sequence GTGGAGGTGCGCAGCATCGTCCTCGGCGCCGGAGATACGTACGAGCTGAGGCTGACCGGCCGCGGGGCGCGCGGGTACGTGTGGACCTGGCAGGTCTCCGGGCACGCCGACGCCGTCTCCGTGCGCGAGACCGGGCCCGGGCGGGCGGCGCGGGCCCTGCCCGGAGAGGCGGTGGAGCGGACGTACGAGGTCCGCGGCCGGAGCCCGGGCGGGCGGGCCCGGATCCGGTTCGCGCAGGTCCGGCCGCCCTACCCGCAGGAGGCGCCGTACGACGAGTTCGTGCTGGACGTGGAGGTGGTCACCGGCGGGGCCTGA
- a CDS encoding antibiotic biosynthesis monooxygenase family protein: MAGQVLSEVSGVVAAGREADLVAAYRELVSHPLPDGLIRSELLRGQDGVWRIHTLWRDRAALEAVRNVPGDAPAPRLFREVGAEPVLAVFEIAVHLTAQVGPV; this comes from the coding sequence ATGGCCGGACAGGTGCTGAGCGAGGTCAGCGGGGTCGTCGCGGCCGGGCGCGAGGCCGACCTCGTGGCCGCCTACCGCGAGCTCGTGAGCCATCCCCTGCCCGACGGGCTGATCCGCTCGGAGCTGCTGCGCGGCCAGGACGGCGTCTGGCGCATCCACACGCTGTGGCGGGACCGGGCCGCCCTGGAGGCCGTACGGAACGTTCCCGGCGACGCCCCGGCCCCCCGCCTCTTCCGCGAGGTGGGCGCCGAGCCCGTCCTGGCGGTGTTCGAGATCGCGGTCCACCTCACCGCCCAGGTGGGCCCGGTCTGA
- a CDS encoding FAD-dependent monooxygenase: MRGGTVAVVGGSIAGCAFASAAVRAGAGEVVVLERTRGRLADRGVGLCVHDDRAAELVAAGALPPGIPAHRLERRRWVVRDAGAGAGGRLIWEQPFPFHSYHWGLLWRGLREAVPGAVDYRQGVAVAGVDGDGDGAGGVGRGRGRVGVRFGGGGVERFDLVVGADGYRSVVREAVSPGATPHYAGYVCWRGNFDAALLEGLGGAESYPAAVTTVCFPGGSCVIYRIPGPEGLRVNWVLYAAPPPGAGLRFDDPTSFPPGALGQELAAHLRALLEREFPEYWGRALALTAPGDTFVQPIYDLVTEPAAAGRLLLAGDAASVVRPHNTSGAAKALQDATAFGAAWARAGSWEELVAGYQAARGGAGRELVALARRLGRAQVEETPVWARMSAAEVAGWWEGQLAGAAGIGGQAMSS, translated from the coding sequence ATGCGTGGTGGGACGGTCGCGGTGGTCGGGGGGAGCATCGCCGGGTGCGCGTTCGCGTCGGCCGCGGTGCGGGCGGGAGCCGGGGAGGTCGTCGTACTGGAACGGACCCGGGGGCGGCTCGCGGACCGGGGGGTCGGGCTGTGCGTGCACGACGACCGGGCCGCGGAACTGGTGGCCGCCGGGGCGCTGCCGCCGGGGATCCCCGCGCACCGGCTGGAGCGGCGGCGGTGGGTGGTGCGGGACGCCGGGGCGGGGGCCGGGGGGCGGCTCATCTGGGAGCAGCCGTTCCCGTTCCACTCGTACCACTGGGGGCTGCTGTGGCGGGGGCTGCGGGAGGCGGTCCCAGGGGCGGTGGACTACCGGCAGGGCGTGGCCGTTGCGGGAGTGGACGGGGACGGGGACGGGGCCGGGGGCGTGGGCCGCGGGAGGGGCCGGGTCGGCGTGCGGTTCGGGGGCGGGGGCGTGGAGCGGTTCGACCTCGTCGTCGGGGCCGACGGGTACCGGTCGGTGGTGCGGGAGGCGGTGAGCCCGGGGGCGACGCCGCACTACGCCGGGTACGTGTGCTGGCGGGGGAACTTCGACGCCGCGCTGCTGGAGGGGCTGGGGGGAGCCGAGTCGTACCCCGCGGCGGTGACCACCGTGTGCTTCCCCGGGGGCAGTTGCGTGATCTACCGGATCCCCGGGCCGGAGGGCCTGCGGGTGAACTGGGTGCTGTACGCGGCGCCGCCGCCGGGCGCGGGGCTGCGCTTCGACGACCCGACCAGCTTTCCGCCGGGGGCGCTGGGGCAGGAACTCGCCGCTCACCTGCGGGCCTTGCTGGAGCGGGAGTTCCCGGAGTACTGGGGGCGGGCGCTGGCGCTGACGGCGCCGGGGGACACGTTCGTGCAGCCCATCTACGACCTGGTGACGGAGCCCGCCGCGGCGGGGCGGCTGCTGCTGGCCGGCGACGCGGCGAGCGTGGTGCGGCCGCACAACACGAGCGGGGCCGCGAAAGCCCTCCAGGACGCCACCGCCTTCGGCGCGGCCTGGGCGCGGGCGGGGTCCTGGGAGGAGCTGGTCGCCGGCTACCAGGCGGCGCGGGGCGGGGCCGGGCGGGAGCTGGTCGCGCTGGCGCGGCGGCTGGGGCGGGCGCAGGTGGAGGAGACGCCGGTGTGGGCGCGGATGAGTGCCGCCGAGGTGGCGGGCTGGTGGGAGGGGCAACTGGCGGGTGCGGCGGGGATCGGGGGGCAGGCCATGTCCTCGTAG
- a CDS encoding isochorismatase family protein — MHDTALLVIDMQDALLNDAHDVEACLLKVGRLAEQARSAGAAVVYVRQRLDDVPADLADVHPAVAPRPGDVVLDKDSADSFLGTGLDELLHERAVRRVIVTGFATEYCVDSTSRAALSRGYDLVMVSDGHTTPERPPGAALTAAQVIAHHNATFSAIQYAGRSITVTPAAEIRFAATLTA, encoded by the coding sequence ATGCATGACACCGCACTGCTGGTCATCGACATGCAGGATGCCCTGCTGAACGACGCCCATGACGTCGAGGCCTGCCTGCTCAAGGTCGGCCGCCTTGCCGAGCAGGCTCGCTCCGCCGGCGCAGCCGTGGTCTACGTGCGCCAACGCCTCGATGACGTGCCCGCCGACCTGGCCGATGTCCATCCAGCGGTGGCGCCCCGGCCCGGCGATGTGGTCCTGGACAAGGACAGCGCGGACTCCTTCCTCGGCACCGGGCTCGACGAGTTGCTCCACGAGCGGGCAGTGCGTCGGGTGATCGTCACCGGCTTCGCCACCGAGTACTGCGTCGACTCCACCAGTCGCGCCGCGCTCTCCCGTGGCTATGACCTCGTGATGGTCTCGGACGGACACACCACGCCGGAGCGTCCGCCCGGTGCCGCGCTGACGGCCGCCCAGGTGATCGCGCATCACAACGCGACCTTCTCGGCCATCCAGTACGCCGGGCGTTCCATCACCGTGACACCGGCGGCCGAGATCCGCTTCGCCGCCACGCTGACGGCTTAG
- a CDS encoding PPOX class F420-dependent oxidoreductase, which translates to MTIALNDTVRQLLDSPHPAVLSTLNPDGSPQSSVVWVIRDGDDLLVSTERGRRKERNLVRDGRVGLTVFDLANPYLYAEIRGTATVSEDTGRAVAVRIAEQYLGPGAGKEYGDASDGAVRVVVRITPSKVLGNAAKG; encoded by the coding sequence ATGACGATTGCCCTGAACGACACCGTGCGGCAGCTGCTCGACTCCCCGCACCCCGCCGTGCTCTCCACCCTCAACCCCGACGGCAGTCCGCAGAGTTCCGTGGTCTGGGTGATCCGCGACGGGGACGACCTGCTGGTCTCCACCGAGCGCGGCCGCCGCAAGGAGCGCAACCTCGTCCGGGACGGCCGGGTCGGGCTGACCGTGTTCGACCTGGCCAATCCCTACCTGTACGCCGAGATCCGCGGCACCGCCACCGTCAGCGAGGACACCGGCCGGGCCGTCGCCGTCCGGATCGCCGAGCAGTACCTGGGGCCGGGCGCCGGCAAGGAGTACGGGGACGCCTCCGACGGGGCCGTACGGGTCGTCGTGCGCATCACCCCGTCCAAGGTGCTCGGCAACGCCGCCAAGGGCTGA
- a CDS encoding GntR family transcriptional regulator, producing MPAAATPPATQAPTAAERVYRHVKQGVLDRRYEGGVLLTEGELALAVGVSRTPVREALLRLETEGLLKLYPKKGALVLPVSAQEIADVVETRLLVEEFTVRRAVPAPPALLDRLTELLEELRRYAAQGDLAAMMAADRCFHAEIVRGAGNQILSRLYDQLRDRQLRMGVALLHAHPDRVERTLAEHAEILDALRAGDREAAAAAVRGHIGRVEALVRGADR from the coding sequence ATGCCAGCCGCCGCCACGCCGCCCGCCACCCAGGCCCCCACCGCCGCCGAACGCGTCTACCGGCACGTCAAGCAGGGCGTGCTCGACCGCCGTTACGAGGGCGGGGTGCTCCTCACCGAGGGCGAGCTCGCCCTGGCCGTCGGCGTCTCCCGCACCCCCGTGCGCGAGGCGCTGCTGCGGCTGGAGACCGAGGGGCTGCTGAAGCTGTACCCGAAGAAGGGCGCCCTGGTGCTGCCGGTCTCCGCGCAGGAGATCGCCGACGTGGTGGAAACCCGGCTGCTGGTGGAGGAGTTCACCGTACGCAGGGCCGTGCCCGCCCCGCCCGCGCTGCTGGACCGGCTCACGGAGCTGCTGGAGGAGCTCCGGCGGTACGCGGCCCAGGGCGACCTCGCCGCGATGATGGCGGCCGACCGCTGCTTCCACGCCGAGATCGTCCGGGGCGCCGGGAACCAGATCCTCTCCCGCCTCTACGACCAGCTCCGCGACCGCCAGCTGCGCATGGGCGTGGCCCTGCTGCACGCGCACCCCGACCGGGTGGAGCGCACCCTCGCCGAGCACGCCGAGATCCTGGACGCGCTGCGCGCCGGTGACCGGGAGGCCGCCGCGGCCGCCGTGCGCGGGCACATCGGACGGGTCGAGGCACTGGTGCGGGGGGCGGACCGATGA